CGAGGATCCGCCGCGGCGATAGGTCCGAGGAGAGATGCATGGTCAGGCCTCCTCGCCGGTACAGGATAGAACGCAGCTCATGGACAACCCCCCAGGGGGAAAGACCATGGGCTCCGCCTGGCGCGGTAGCCCTCCAGGACGCCCCCATCGCCCAGGATTGGCAAGACAGACGTATTGTGACGGCTCTGAAGAGAGAAGTGTCTGCTTAATTCGACTATTTCAACGCGAAATCGGTGGAATCCCCGGATAAGTGTTCATGTGTGGGGATTTGCACCCTTCGCCGCGGTGGGGGGCCTCAGGGACAGCGGCCACAGTCTTTTTCGCAGTTGTTGGCGGTGGTGCCCCGGCCGCAGGACTCGGTGAATTGGCATACCCCGTCCCCGCACGTGTAGACGTCGTCCGGGTGGATGCGGGTGGTGATGGGGCGGTAGGTGACGCCCTTCCAGGTGCACGAGGTGTAGAAGGGCGCGTTGGGCTCCCGGGTGCAGAGCTGCTCGCACGGGCCGGTGTAGACCATGGGCGGACACGCGTTCATCGACGTGGGGTGATCCGACGAGAGCACGCAGGCGCGCGCCGAGGTCTCCTTGTCCTTCAGCAGGTTCGAGTCGTTGCCGTAGAAGATGCCCTGGCCGGTGAAGAGGTTGCCGAAGAAGCAGCCCTCCTGGATGGCGTAGTCCTGAATCTCCGTGGCCGTGTAGGGAATGCTCTGGCCCGTGGCCGTCTTGCCCAGCACGGAGATGAGGATGGACACCCCGTACTTGTTCACGTGGGCGGCCAGGCAGGCGGTGAGCAGCTGCTGCTCGGCCACGGAGATGGGCTGGCCGATGGCCCATCCCGGCGTGAGCCCCAGCCCGCCCTGCCAGGTGTAGGTCTGCGTGGAAGACGGCGGGGTATAGGTCCGGGTCTGCCCCTCGGGCACCGCGCAGCGCACCACGTACTGCATCACCATGTCCGCATGGGCCGGCGAGTGGGTGAACCACGCCCGGAAGCTCTCCGAGGACAGGCCATTGGCGGACAGGCCATTGGCGGACAGGCCGTTGGCGGACAGGCCGTTGGCGGACAGGCCATTGGCGGACAGGCCATTGGCGAAGTGGAGGGACTGGTGCCTCACCGCGAGGGGCTCGGGCTCGGCGGCCAGCTCCTCGGTGCCACAGGCCATGGCGCCCAGCAGCCACAGGGTCGACAGGAGCAGTCTGGGTTGAGGCCATCTCCCCCCGTTGGAGCAGAACCCCCGGGCGTCACCGATCGAGCTCGTATCCATGTGTCGTCCCCTCGACAGCGCCGGTCACCGGCGTCCGTATCGAGGGCAAAGTGCTGTCTTTCCTGTAATTGGGGGAAGGCCCAACGGTTGCTTGCCCCTCCAATTGATGACTGGTGAATGGTCGAAATAGAGGCTGGTGAACATCCGGCGGTAGGGCCGTTGAATGTAAGGTGTTGTGCTTGGGTTGAAAATTTTTACCTCCTACTTCTGGACAGGAAAGACATGTCTGCCTGGGTACCGATGACGCGCACGTTGTGCGTCCTGATGCTGGCCTCGCTGCTGGGCGCGGCGGCGCCCGCGCGCCCGGAGAAGGCGGCGGAGGACACCTTCTCGGGCGTGGAGCGGGTGGTGGCGGTGGGGGATGTGCACGGGGACGTGGAGGCGCTGAAGGAGGTGCTGCGCTTCGCGGGGTTGCTCGATGCCAAGGGCCACTGGAGCGGCGGGAAGGCGCACCTGGTGCAGACAGGGGACATCGCGGACCGGGGGGCAGGGACGCGCGAGGCGTTCGAGCTGCTGATGCGGCTGGAGCGCGAGGCGCTCGCCGCCGGGGGCCGCGTGCACCTGCTGCTGGGCAACCACGAGGTGATGAACATGCGCGGAGACCTGCGCTACGTCACCCCGGAGGAGCTGGCCTCCTTCGCGGATCAATCGGCCACGCCCGATGCGCCTGGGGCTCCCAAGGGGCTCGCCGGGCACCAGGCGGCCTATGGCCTGGAGGGGCGCTATGGCCGGTGGCTGCGCACGCACCCCGCGGTGGTGCGCATCGACGGCACGCTCTTCCTGCATGGCGGGCTGCACCCGGAGGTGCCGGCGAAGACGCTCGGGGAGCTGAACCGCTGGACGCGCCAGGAGCTCTTTCCGGGCGGGGCGCCGGGCGGGGGCACGGACCCGCGGGGCCCGCTGTGGTTCCGGGGCTATGCGCGGGAGGACGAGGCGGTGTGGGGGCCGGGGCTGGAGGCGGTGCTCACGCGCTTTGGCGCGCGGCGGATGGTGATGGGCCACACGCCCACGCAGGATGGGCGCATCGGCGTGCGGTTCGGAGGGCGCGCGGTGCTCATCGACACGGGCCTGAGCACCTATTACGGCCGGCACCTCGCGGCGCTGGAGATCCGCGGGGAGCGGCTCACCGCGCTCTACCCCGAGGGCCGGGTGAGCCTGCTGGTCCCCGCGGCGAAGCCGGAGGTGGCGCCGCCCGCGCCAGGCAAGGCCGCCCCGGGGCGCTGAGCCGCGCTAACCGGTGATTCCGAAGATGTGCCGCAGCCGGTCGAGGATGCGGCCTGCCTCGGGGGTGGAATCCATGGGGCCGCAGTTGTTGGCGGCCACCGCGCGCAGCTGGGTGCGGCGCTGGGCCAGGAGCGCCGAGAGCCGGTGCGCCAGGCCCGGGTTGGAGGCGAACATGCGCGCGAAGGCGGGCCGGTCCAGCTCCAGCAGCACCGAGTCCTCCAGGGCCACCACCGTGGCGGCGCGCGGCTCGCCGGTGAGCAGGGACATCTCGCCGATGGTCTGGCCGCACTGCAGCCGCGCCACCTCTGCCTGCGCCTTGCCGGCGCGCACGGACACCTCGCCGGTGGCCACCAGGTAGAAGGTGTGCCCCGCCTCGCCCTCCTGGATGATGGTCTCGCCCTTGCCGAAGCGCCGGGCCACCAAGTCTTGGTGGAGCTGCTCCAGCTCGCGCGAGTCCAGCACCGAGAACAGGTCCACCGCCTTGAGCAGCTCCAGCACCGTGTCGCGGGAGACCTCCGCGTGCTCCAGGGCTCCCTGGCGCATGTGCACGGTCTGCTGGGGGATGGGAAGCTCGATGCGCTCGCGCCGCAGCCGGTACCACAGCTGCGTGTAGATCTGCTCCATGGCGTTGTCGGCCTGGCTGAAGTCCGACACCCAGTAGCGGATTTGATAGCGGATGGACGCGCCCTCGTACCCCCACGTGCGGCACTGGGGCTCGGGCGTCTTCAGGATGAGGGGAATCTCCCGGAGCACGTCCAGCACCACGGCCTTCACCGTGTTGGGGGGCGTGTCCCGGGACAGGCTGACGAAGATGTCGGCGCCGATGGGCACGTAGCCATAGGAGAAGTTCCGCACCACCTCCTTGGCCACCATGCTGTTGGGCAGGGTGACGCTCTCGCACCGGAAGGTGGAGATGCGCGTGGCGCGCCAGCCAATCTGCACCACGCGCCCCGCGTGCTCGCCAATGCGGATGATGTCGCCCACCTGGTAGGGCCGCTCGAGCTGCAGCGACAGGCCCGCGAACAGGTTGCCCAGCGTCTCCTGGAGCGCCAGACCGATGACCACCGAGAGCACCGCGGAGGTGGCCAGCAGCCCGCCCAGGTTCAGGTCGAGCTGGGACTGGACGATGGGCAGCGCCGCCAGCCCATAGAGCACGAAGTCGATGACGTCCCGGAGAATCTTCGGGATGGCCACCGGGGAGCGCAGGCGGATCACCTTCAGCGCCACCGCCACCCCGGTGCGGATGACGCCGAAGGTGAAGGTGAGCATCCACGCCACCTGGACGAGCTTCTGCGCCGTCTCGGGCACCGTGCTGGGCAGGGCCCACGCGGCGAGGCGGAAGGTCAGGAACGCCAGCAGGAAGCGGATGGCGCCCTGCAAGTCTCGCCGGAAGTCCTTGTCGGCGCTGAGCGCCCGGGCCCCCGCGAGCAGCAGGGCCAACACCACACCGGCAACCAGGGAGAGATTACTCTGCAGGAAGGGAAGCAAGGCCCGGAAACTCTGGCCGAGCGGCTCCTCGCGGGTCAAGGTGGCGGTTGACGCCTGCACCCCGAGCGGGGATACACGCCCCATGACGTTGGCCTCGGTGGTGGGACAACCCCGTGCGGTGGATGCACTCCAGGCGGCCTTGCGCAGCGGCTCGGTGCACCACGCCTACCTGTTCGCTGGGCCGGAAGGCGTGGGCAAGGAGCGGGCGGCGGTGGGGCTGGCCCAGGCGCTCACCTGTCCGGAGCAGCCTGGGGTGGGATGTGGGACATGCCCTAGCTGCACCCGCATCACCAAGGGGCTCCACCCGGACGTGACGTGGGTCATGCCGGACGAGGAGCGGGTGGCGCGGGGGCTCGCGGGGCGCTCGGACTTCACCGGCACGCCCAGCCGCGAAATCCGCGTGGAGCAGATCCGCGGGCTGCAGGAGCGCCTGTCGCTGCGCGGCCTGGAGTCCCGCCGCAAGGTGGCGCTCATCATCTCGGCGCAGACGATGAACGTGCAGGCGCAGAACGCCTTCCTCAAGACGCTGGAGGAGCCCCCCTCCGACACCACCCTCATCCTGGTGGCCTCGGCGGTGGACCGGCTGCTGCCCACCATCCGCAGCCGCTGCGGCAAGGTGCACTTCGGCCCGCTGCCGGTGGACCTGGTCGCCCAGCGCGTGCAGCAGGAGCGGAAGTTGGATCCGCCCACCGCCGCGCTCGCCGCGGTGATGGCCGGCGGCAGCCTGGGGCGCGCGCTGAGCCTGGACCTGGAGGTGCTCACCCAGCGCAAGGACATCCTCACCCGCTTCGAGGCCCTGCGGCCGGACAACGCGCTGCCGCTGATGCGCTTCGCGGAGGAGTACGGGGCAAGCCGCGAGGAGGCCGAGCAGGCCCTGACGCTGCTCGCCCTGTGGACGCGGGACGTGGCCCGGGTGAAGGCGGGGGTGGGGGGGCTGGCGAACATGGACATGGGGGAGCTGGCGCGCGAGGTGGCCGCCCGCACCCACGAGACGGAGCTGCACCGGCGCCATGCGCTCGTGGAGCGCGCGCTGGCGGCGATTCACCGCAATGGGGCCCCGAGGCTCCAGCTGGAGCGGATGCTGCTGGAGATGTTGATGCGGGAGGTCCGGTGAGCAGCGAGTTGGACGAGGTGCTGGCCCAGGTGAAGGCGGGCAAGGTGGCGCCGCTGTACCTGCTGTGGGGCGAGGAGTTCCTGGTGCGCAAGGGCGCCGACGAGCTGGTGAAGGCGCTCGTGCCGGATGCGGCCATGGGGCTGAACCACGCGGTGCTGGACGCCGCCTCCCCCCGGGAGGTGGCCCAGGAGCTGGCCACGCTGCCGCTGTTCCCGGGCCGCAAGGTGGTGCTGGTGAGGGACCCGGAGTTCCTGGCGCCCAAGAAGGGCCGGGGGGACGCGCTGGGCAAGGCGCGCGAGGCGTGGAAGGCGGGCAAGCGCAAGGAGGGCGCCCGGCGGCTGCTGGCGCTGGCGGCGCGGGCCGGCTGGGGCGTGGATCAGCTCGACCCGGGGGCCTCGGGGGCGCCGTCCGTGGAGGACTGGAAGTCGGAGCTGGACGTGGACCTGGCGGAGGTGGACGTGGCGTTCCTCAAGGAGGCCGCCGCCTTCTGCCGCGAGGAGCGCATCTCCGCGCCGGAAGGGGACGCCTCGGCGCTGCTGGAGCTGCTCCAGAAGGGGCTGCCCCCGGGACATGCGCTGGTGCTGGCCGCCTCGGACATCGACGCGAAGAGCCCGCTGCTCAAGTTCGCCAAGGACGAGGGCTGGCTCATCGAGCGCAAGGTGGCCGCGCGCCACAAGGACCTGGACCTGTCGGAGATCTCCCGGGAGTTCCTGGCGCCCTTCAAGAAGAAGCTGGGCCCCGGGGCGCTGGAGCAGCTCAAGGAGCGGGTGGGGGGCAACATCCGGCTGCTCCAGTCGGAGCTGGAGAAGCTGGCCATCTACGCGAACGGCGCCACCATCGAGGCTGCCGACGTGGCGCTGCTGGTCCACCAGGCGCGCGAGGAGGAGTTCTTCGCGCTGTCCGAGGCGGTGCAGAAGCGGGATCTGCGCGGCGCGCTGGACTACACCGAGGACGCGCTGGGGCAGGGCACGCACGCGCTGCAGCTGTTGGGGGCGGTGGCCTCCATCGTCCGGGGGCTGCTGGAGAACCGCGAGCGGCTGAGCCTCTACGCCCAGGGCACGGTGCCGCGCTCCTTTGACGACTTCAAGGCCCGGCTCTTCCCGAAGATTGAACAAGAGGTGAAGGGGGCCAAAGGCCGCGCCCCGCACCCCTGGGCCGCGTTCCTCAGCATGCAGGCCGCGGCGCGCTACGAGCGCCGGGAGCTGCTCCGGGCGCTGATGGCCTGCGCGGACGCGGACCTGGAGCTGAAGTCCTCCGCCAACGGCAGGCTGGTCATCGAGCGGCTGCTCTGGAGCCTCTGCGCCCGGCCCGCTTGACGGGGCGGGTCGCAGGAGACTCGGAGGGGGTGGGTCAAGCGCTGGACGTGGTAGGTGACTGCTGACCCCCGAGAAGGGTCCGGACCCGGGCTACCAGGTGGTCGTCATCCCACGGTTTGCTGATGAAGTGGGAGACGGCCTGGGCGGCCGAGGTGGGGGTGCTGCTCCACAGGTCCGCGTGGCCCGACAGGAGGATGCGCACCGCCTGGGGGCAGACGCGCAGCACGCGCTCCAGGAGCTCGGCGCCGTTCATTCCCTTCATCCGGAAGTCGGAGATGACCAGGTCGGCCTGGAAGGTGGTGAGCTTTTCGAGGGCTTCCTCGCCGTTGAGGGCAACCTCGACGGCAAAGCCTTCCCGCCGGAACAATCGCCGGAGCGCGCTGGCGACTTGCACTTCATCATCGACGATCAGGATTTTGGCCATGGGTAGAGGGACTCACCACTGCGGTGCGTCTTTTGAGCAATCCGCGTGCCACCATGTCTCCCTGGGAAAACCAGCAAGAATCAGGGGTCGCCGGAGACTCATGAGTCTGACCGCGCTCCCCGAGAGCGCGGTGGATTCCGAGGACCTTCACGTTAAACCCTGCTGGCCGTGTTGGGGAGCGCCAAGTCGGGGTCTTGTTGGACTCTCGTGGGTATGCGGGGCCCAGCCCCCAGGGGTGTGGGGGAGACTTCCCCTCATGCCCTGGAAGGCGGGATTTCGAGCTCGCGAAAGCCATGCTGGCAAGGGGGGCCATCGGAGGAGAGGAAGCGCGCGGGGCGGCCCGGGGCCAGGGCGACGATGGCCGAGGAGCGCGTCCCGTAGTGCGGTGTGTGGATGCAGAGCGCCTGGTAGGGGCGGGCCTGCTCCCGGCTCATGCCCGTCACGGCCGGGGGCTCGGGCATCTGTTCGAGAGAGGGCAGGGTGTGGTCGGCCAGCAGGTGTTGGAGCCCGTCCACGAGGCCAGGCCCTGCGCGGCGCGCGGAGGCCTCCGCCAGCCCGCGGGCCCGGGCCACCTTGGGCAGGTGGGGCGCATCGAGCACGTCGTTGGGCAGGACGTGGATGCCCGGGGGTACGTCCCCGAAGGTGAGCCGCCCGGCGGTGGGGCGCGCGTAGGCCACCCGCAGCCGCTGGGTGTCTCCATAGAGGAGGTTGAAGGGGCCGAAGTGGGCGGGGTTCAGTCCCTCCAGGTACCGCTCGACGGCCTCCAGGCTCCCCCGCCGCAGGGCCTCCGCCACCACCTCGCCCCGGGAGGCGGGCGCCGGGAGGCGGGCAGGCCCGGCGGGCTGGTTGGTGAGCCCCACGAAGAAGCCGCCCTCGGTGACGCCCATCCACGTGCCCCCCCGGACGTCATCGAGCCCGGCCACGAGCAGGCGCGGCCCGGCGAGGAACTGGGCGGGAGCGGAGGGGCGCGCGTAGAGCTCGTCCCGGTTGGCGGCCAGCAGCAGGGGCCACTCGGGGTGGACGTGGTGGAGGATGACGAGGGTGCACATCGTATCGGGTCCATAACATCCGCCCCCCCGCTTTGCTCTTTGCGGCTACAGTCCGCCGCCCTCCAGGAGAGTTCATGGCGGAGAAGATCCTCGTCACCAGCGCGCTGCCCTACGCGAACGGCCCCATCCACATCGGGCACGTCGTTGAGTACGTCCAGACGGACATCTATGTGCGTTTCCTCCGCTCGTGCGGCAAGAACGTCGTCTACTTCTGCGCGGACGACACCCACGGCACCCCCATCGAGTTGAACGCGGCCAAGCAGGGCCTCAAGCCCGAGGAGTTCGTGGCCCGGTGGGCCGAGCTGCACCGCAAGGACTTCGAGGACTTCGACGTCAGCGTCGACTACTTCCACTCGACGCACTCGCCCGAGAACAAGGCCTACGCGGAGCTCATCTACGGGCGGCTCAAGGAGAAGGGGGACATCGAGCGGCGCGACATCGAGCAGACCTACTGCGAGCACGACAAGCGCTTCCTGCCGGACCGGTTCATCAAGGGCACCTGCCCCAACTGCAAGGCGAAGGACCAGTACGGCGACTCGTGCGAGAAGTGCGGCAAGGCCTACAGCCCCACGGACCTGGTGGATCCGCACTGCTCGCTGTGCGGCAACCCCCCGGTGCGCAAGCGCTCCGCGCACCTGTTCTTCAAGCTGTCGCGCCACGAGGCCTTCCTGCGCGAGCTGCTGCGCAGGCCGGGCTTCCTCCACCAGGGGTTGGCCACCCAGCTCCAGGGTTTCTTCGAGAAGGGCCTGGCCGACTGGGACATCAGCCGGGACGGGCCGTACTTCGGCTTCGCCATCCCAGGTGAGACGGACAAGTACTTCTACGTCTGGCTGGATGCGCCCATCGGGTACATCGCCACCACGGAGAAGTGGGCCCAGGAGACGGGCAAGGCCCAGAGCGCCCTGGACTACTGGGGGCCGGAGAGCAACACCCGCATCGTCCACTTCATCGGCAAGGACATCGTCTACTTCCACGCCCTGTTCTGGCCCGCGGTGCTGAAGGTCGCCGGGCTGCACGGGCCGGATGAGGTGAAGGTCCACGGCCACCTCACCGTGAACGGCGAGAAGATGTCCAAGACGCGCGGCACGCTGATTCCCGCGCGGGACTACCTCGACAAGCTGGACCCCAGCTACCTGCGCTTCTTCTACGCGGCGAGCCTGGGCCCGGGGCCGGAAGACTTCGACCTGTCGCTCAAGGACTTCCGCCTGCGCGTCAACGGCGAGCTGGTCAACAACGTGGGCAACCTCGCCAACCGCGCCCTGACGATGCTGGCGGGGCCGCTGGAGAAGCGGCTCGCGCCCGGCGCGGACGGCGCGGGCAAGGCGCTCGTGGAGGCCGCGCTCGCCCGGGTGCCCGAGGTGCGCGAGTCCTTCGAGAAGCTGGAGTACCGCAACGCCATCCGGGTCATCGTGGAGATCGCCCAGAACGCCAACGCCTTCCTCCAGACGCAGGCCCCCTGGGCCAAGGTGAAGACGGACGCGGAAGGGGCCCGCGCGGACCTCTCGGATGCCGCCGACATCGTCTACCTGCTGGGCGCGCTGCTCACGCCCGTCATCCCCCGTGTGACGGACCGGCTCTTCGCGCAGCTCGGGGCGCCGCCGCTCACCTTCGCCGGGCTGGAGTCGGCCCGCTACCCGCTGCTGGACCGGAGCCGGCCCATCGGCACCCCAGAGCCGCTCCTGCCCCGGCTGGAGGAGGAGCGCGTCAACGCCATCATCACCGCCCCGGCCGGAGCGCCCATCCAGGCGGCCGCCACCACCGAGGCGTCCAAGAAGGGCGAGAAGAAGGCGGACAAGGCCGCGAAGAAGCCGGCCGAGGTGCCCGTCACCCAGGCCTCGCCGGGGGCGGGCGCGGCGCCTGCGGGCTCCGGGGAGATCGAATACGCGGACTTCGCCAAGGTGGTCCTCAAGGTGGGCCGCATCCTGGCGTGTGAGCGCGTGCCGGACGCGGACCGGCTCCTGAAGCTGTCCGTGGACGTGGGGGAGGAGTCGCCGCGCACCATCGTGTCGGGCATCGCCGAGGCGTACACGCCGGAGCAGGTGACGGGCCGCCGGGTGGTGGTGGTGACCAACCTCAAGCCCCGGAAGCTCAAGGGCATCGAGTCGCGCGGGATGCTGCTGACCGCGGGGCCCGGGGGCAAGAGCCTGTCCCTGCTGGATCCGGGCGAGCTGCCGCCCGGCTCCGAGGTGAAGTGAGCCCCATGGACTGGCGGGCCGAGCGGGATCGCGCGCTCCTGGTGCTGGAGCGGGAGAAGAGTCCAGCGGTTCGCGCCGATGCGGCGGACCTCCTGTTCCAGCTGGCCGCGGAGGAGGCCGGGCGGGCTCCCGAGTTCGCCGGGGTGCTCACGCGGCTGCTGGCCGATGCCCAGGGGGAGGTGCGCCGCTCGGGCCTGGGCCTGGCCACGCTCGTGCTTCCGCAGGGGGAGCTGATCGACACCCTGTCGGCGCGCCTGTCGGATCCGGACGTGGGGGCGCGCCTGGAGGCGGTGGGGCGGCTGGCGGACCTGGCGCTGCCGGAGGTTCGCGGCGCGCTGGCGCCCATGCTGCAGGATGCCGTGCCGGAGATTCGCTTCGAGGCGGCGCGGGGCATGGCCTCGCTGAAGCACAGCGCGGGGCTGGACGTGCTCGTGGAGGCGCTGGACAACGAGAGCCTGCGCTTCCGGGCCCTGGGGGCGCTCGCGGAGCTGGAGGACCCCCGGGCGCTGCCCGCCGTGAAGAAGCTGTTCCGCCGCTGGCTCCTGTCCCCGTTCGAGAGGACCCAGGCCGCGGGCGTCCTCGCCAAGCTGGGAGACACCGAAGGGGTGGAGTGGCTGGTGAAGCGCCTCCAGAAGCGCTGGAGCACGGACCGGGCCCTCGCGGTGGAGCTGTGCGGCGAGGTGAAGATCCCCAACGCCCTGGAGCGGCTGAAGGCCATCCTGGAGGCGCCGAAGGACCCGTGCCGGGGCGCGGCGGCGCGGGGCCTGGGCCGCCTGGGGGAGCCCGAGGCGCTGCCGTGGCTGCTGGCCCTGCTGGAGGACCCGGGGGCGCCGGAGGACTTCCGGCTGGATGCGGCCGAGGGGCTCTGGCGGCTGGGACTGCCCGAGGGGCAGGCACGCGTGCGGGCCGCCGCCGCCTCGTTCACCTCGCCGGAGGTGCGCGCGGAGCTCGACGAACTGTTGCAGGAGATGCCATGAAATTGATCGACGCCCATTGCCACCTGGAGAGCGCGGACTTCGCGGAGGTGACGCCCGTGCTGGAGCGCGCCCGTGCCGCTGGGGTGGTGCACGCCATGGTGGTGGGCCAGTTCCAGGGCCCCGGGGACTGGGGCAACGCGCTGGAGGTGGCCGCGGCCTACCCGGACTTCCTGTCGCCCACGCTGGGCATTCACCCCCACGAGGCCGCCCGGGCCACCGAGGCGGACTTCGCCCACCTGGAGCGCACCTGCGCCCGGCCCGAGGTACTCGCGGTGGGCGAGGCGGGGCTGGACTACTACTACGACCGGTCGCCCCGGGAGGTGCAGGCCGCGGTGTTCCGCCGCCAGTGCGCGCTGGCGCGGTCGCTGGGCAAGCCGCTCGTGGTGCACGTGCGGGATGCGCACGAGGACTGTGAGGCCATCCTCCGGGAGGCGGGGCTGAACCGGGGCGTCATCCACTG
This is a stretch of genomic DNA from Stigmatella aurantiaca. It encodes these proteins:
- the holB gene encoding DNA polymerase III subunit delta' — its product is MTLASVVGQPRAVDALQAALRSGSVHHAYLFAGPEGVGKERAAVGLAQALTCPEQPGVGCGTCPSCTRITKGLHPDVTWVMPDEERVARGLAGRSDFTGTPSREIRVEQIRGLQERLSLRGLESRRKVALIISAQTMNVQAQNAFLKTLEEPPSDTTLILVASAVDRLLPTIRSRCGKVHFGPLPVDLVAQRVQQERKLDPPTAALAAVMAGGSLGRALSLDLEVLTQRKDILTRFEALRPDNALPLMRFAEEYGASREEAEQALTLLALWTRDVARVKAGVGGLANMDMGELAREVAARTHETELHRRHALVERALAAIHRNGAPRLQLERMLLEMLMREVR
- a CDS encoding mechanosensitive ion channel family protein, with protein sequence MVLALLLAGARALSADKDFRRDLQGAIRFLLAFLTFRLAAWALPSTVPETAQKLVQVAWMLTFTFGVIRTGVAVALKVIRLRSPVAIPKILRDVIDFVLYGLAALPIVQSQLDLNLGGLLATSAVLSVVIGLALQETLGNLFAGLSLQLERPYQVGDIIRIGEHAGRVVQIGWRATRISTFRCESVTLPNSMVAKEVVRNFSYGYVPIGADIFVSLSRDTPPNTVKAVVLDVLREIPLILKTPEPQCRTWGYEGASIRYQIRYWVSDFSQADNAMEQIYTQLWYRLRRERIELPIPQQTVHMRQGALEHAEVSRDTVLELLKAVDLFSVLDSRELEQLHQDLVARRFGKGETIIQEGEAGHTFYLVATGEVSVRAGKAQAEVARLQCGQTIGEMSLLTGEPRAATVVALEDSVLLELDRPAFARMFASNPGLAHRLSALLAQRRTQLRAVAANNCGPMDSTPEAGRILDRLRHIFGITG
- a CDS encoding TatD family hydrolase, coding for MKLIDAHCHLESADFAEVTPVLERARAAGVVHAMVVGQFQGPGDWGNALEVAAAYPDFLSPTLGIHPHEAARATEADFAHLERTCARPEVLAVGEAGLDYYYDRSPREVQAAVFRRQCALARSLGKPLVVHVRDAHEDCEAILREAGLNRGVIHCFTGDTTAARRYLDLGFHISLSGVVTYKKTEALQDAVRFTPVDRLMVETDSPFLAPVPYRGRKNEPAHVVETARKVAELKGLPVEELAAATTAATVGLFGLRLP
- the metG gene encoding methionine--tRNA ligase, with amino-acid sequence MAEKILVTSALPYANGPIHIGHVVEYVQTDIYVRFLRSCGKNVVYFCADDTHGTPIELNAAKQGLKPEEFVARWAELHRKDFEDFDVSVDYFHSTHSPENKAYAELIYGRLKEKGDIERRDIEQTYCEHDKRFLPDRFIKGTCPNCKAKDQYGDSCEKCGKAYSPTDLVDPHCSLCGNPPVRKRSAHLFFKLSRHEAFLRELLRRPGFLHQGLATQLQGFFEKGLADWDISRDGPYFGFAIPGETDKYFYVWLDAPIGYIATTEKWAQETGKAQSALDYWGPESNTRIVHFIGKDIVYFHALFWPAVLKVAGLHGPDEVKVHGHLTVNGEKMSKTRGTLIPARDYLDKLDPSYLRFFYAASLGPGPEDFDLSLKDFRLRVNGELVNNVGNLANRALTMLAGPLEKRLAPGADGAGKALVEAALARVPEVRESFEKLEYRNAIRVIVEIAQNANAFLQTQAPWAKVKTDAEGARADLSDAADIVYLLGALLTPVIPRVTDRLFAQLGAPPLTFAGLESARYPLLDRSRPIGTPEPLLPRLEEERVNAIITAPAGAPIQAAATTEASKKGEKKADKAAKKPAEVPVTQASPGAGAAPAGSGEIEYADFAKVVLKVGRILACERVPDADRLLKLSVDVGEESPRTIVSGIAEAYTPEQVTGRRVVVVTNLKPRKLKGIESRGMLLTAGPGGKSLSLLDPGELPPGSEVK
- a CDS encoding HEAT repeat domain-containing protein encodes the protein MDWRAERDRALLVLEREKSPAVRADAADLLFQLAAEEAGRAPEFAGVLTRLLADAQGEVRRSGLGLATLVLPQGELIDTLSARLSDPDVGARLEAVGRLADLALPEVRGALAPMLQDAVPEIRFEAARGMASLKHSAGLDVLVEALDNESLRFRALGALAELEDPRALPAVKKLFRRWLLSPFERTQAAGVLAKLGDTEGVEWLVKRLQKRWSTDRALAVELCGEVKIPNALERLKAILEAPKDPCRGAAARGLGRLGEPEALPWLLALLEDPGAPEDFRLDAAEGLWRLGLPEGQARVRAAAASFTSPEVRAELDELLQEMP
- a CDS encoding response regulator, whose protein sequence is MAKILIVDDEVQVASALRRLFRREGFAVEVALNGEEALEKLTTFQADLVISDFRMKGMNGAELLERVLRVCPQAVRILLSGHADLWSSTPTSAAQAVSHFISKPWDDDHLVARVRTLLGGQQSPTTSSA
- a CDS encoding metallophosphoesterase encodes the protein MSAWVPMTRTLCVLMLASLLGAAAPARPEKAAEDTFSGVERVVAVGDVHGDVEALKEVLRFAGLLDAKGHWSGGKAHLVQTGDIADRGAGTREAFELLMRLEREALAAGGRVHLLLGNHEVMNMRGDLRYVTPEELASFADQSATPDAPGAPKGLAGHQAAYGLEGRYGRWLRTHPAVVRIDGTLFLHGGLHPEVPAKTLGELNRWTRQELFPGGAPGGGTDPRGPLWFRGYAREDEAVWGPGLEAVLTRFGARRMVMGHTPTQDGRIGVRFGGRAVLIDTGLSTYYGRHLAALEIRGERLTALYPEGRVSLLVPAAKPEVAPPAPGKAAPGR
- the holA gene encoding DNA polymerase III subunit delta; translation: MSSELDEVLAQVKAGKVAPLYLLWGEEFLVRKGADELVKALVPDAAMGLNHAVLDAASPREVAQELATLPLFPGRKVVLVRDPEFLAPKKGRGDALGKAREAWKAGKRKEGARRLLALAARAGWGVDQLDPGASGAPSVEDWKSELDVDLAEVDVAFLKEAAAFCREERISAPEGDASALLELLQKGLPPGHALVLAASDIDAKSPLLKFAKDEGWLIERKVAARHKDLDLSEISREFLAPFKKKLGPGALEQLKERVGGNIRLLQSELEKLAIYANGATIEAADVALLVHQAREEEFFALSEAVQKRDLRGALDYTEDALGQGTHALQLLGAVASIVRGLLENRERLSLYAQGTVPRSFDDFKARLFPKIEQEVKGAKGRAPHPWAAFLSMQAAARYERRELLRALMACADADLELKSSANGRLVIERLLWSLCARPA
- a CDS encoding NRDE family protein, giving the protein MCTLVILHHVHPEWPLLLAANRDELYARPSAPAQFLAGPRLLVAGLDDVRGGTWMGVTEGGFFVGLTNQPAGPARLPAPASRGEVVAEALRRGSLEAVERYLEGLNPAHFGPFNLLYGDTQRLRVAYARPTAGRLTFGDVPPGIHVLPNDVLDAPHLPKVARARGLAEASARRAGPGLVDGLQHLLADHTLPSLEQMPEPPAVTGMSREQARPYQALCIHTPHYGTRSSAIVALAPGRPARFLSSDGPPCQHGFRELEIPPSRA